A portion of the Candidatus Poribacteria bacterium genome contains these proteins:
- a CDS encoding HNH endonuclease, translating into MSVLVLNASYEAINVCNLRRAMKMVFKGTAQTEEVSDVEIHSPSAAIKVPHVIRLVNYVHVPRSVVKFSRRNVLVRDQYTCQYCHSEFPTAQLTIDHVVPLSRGGETTWENVVTACKKCNNKKGSKMLYEARLKLKRQPKTPSILTYLQLNRHFRGCHPSWRKYLYIN; encoded by the coding sequence ATGTCTGTCTTGGTACTCAACGCCAGTTACGAAGCGATCAACGTTTGCAACCTCCGGCGCGCGATGAAAATGGTTTTCAAAGGCACCGCACAGACTGAAGAAGTCTCTGATGTTGAAATTCATTCGCCGAGTGCTGCGATAAAAGTACCACATGTAATTCGATTAGTAAACTACGTTCACGTTCCGCGCAGTGTCGTCAAATTTTCACGTAGGAATGTGCTTGTCCGTGACCAGTATACGTGCCAATATTGTCACTCGGAATTCCCGACAGCGCAGCTCACGATCGACCATGTGGTGCCGCTCTCTCGCGGCGGGGAAACAACATGGGAGAACGTCGTGACGGCGTGCAAAAAATGTAATAACAAAAAAGGCAGTAAGATGCTTTACGAGGCGCGACTGAAACTGAAGCGTCAACCCAAAACACCCTCAATTTTAACCTATCTGCAACTCAACCGTCATTTTCGTGGGTGCCATCCGTCGTGGAGAAAATATTTGTATATCAATTAA
- the yidD gene encoding membrane protein insertion efficiency factor YidD: MSRIVVFVRLIRFYRRFISPLLPPSCRFYPTCSQYALQALERYGILKGCWLTIKRLSKCHPYHPGGFDPLK, translated from the coding sequence TTGAGTAGGATAGTTGTGTTCGTACGACTTATCCGCTTTTATCGACGCTTTATTTCGCCGCTGTTACCACCTTCTTGTCGGTTCTACCCGACCTGCTCACAATATGCACTCCAAGCGTTAGAACGGTACGGAATACTCAAAGGGTGCTGGTTAACAATTAAAAGACTTTCAAAATGCCACCCATATCATCCGGGTGGCTTTGATCCGCTAAAATAG
- the rnpA gene encoding ribonuclease P protein component: MQDPKKLKKRWEFQRAYQKGSKYWNRYFVIYVFHTRFDSLRLGITVSKKVGKSVQRNRVKRLIRESFRQLRPRIKVAYDIVVVGRTEACRLTCQEAENGLLSLFRKASILNDPTHDGTE, translated from the coding sequence ATGCAAGATCCAAAAAAACTGAAAAAGCGTTGGGAATTTCAGCGCGCCTATCAGAAGGGCAGTAAGTATTGGAATCGCTACTTTGTGATATACGTGTTCCACACCCGTTTCGATAGCCTCCGATTGGGAATAACCGTCAGCAAAAAAGTAGGAAAAAGTGTCCAAAGAAATCGCGTCAAACGATTAATTCGTGAATCCTTCCGGCAGTTACGCCCGCGGATAAAGGTCGCATACGATATTGTAGTTGTCGGCAGAACAGAAGCCTGCCGACTCACGTGTCAGGAAGCAGAAAATGGATTGTTGAGTCTATTTCGGAAAGCATCTATTTTAAACGATCCAACTCACGACGGTACAGAGTGA
- a CDS encoding CRTAC1 family protein encodes MHNTLRKAVVILSLGFTLSSYASDIQFVDVTEQAGIHFEHAGGIDLRVLPALVGSGAAWCDYNNDGRLDLYIVNGSLVRPAADAVLPKNTLYRNNGDGTFTDVTDVAGVGDTGWGMGCAFADYDNDGDADLYVTNYKANLFYRNNGDGTFKRFSSGAGGVGHNGFGAGIAWGDYDSDGYLDLYIGNYIEYTKVPQGDEVFFPYDFFGQANVLYVNKGDGGFIDITNAAKVNGGFHLTLGVAAADYDTDGDLDLYLANDTDQNILYRNDGELTFTNTNRPDARSHTGDIRSGMGVAWGDYDIDGDLDLFVTNWLDENNVLYRNNGDGTFADVSAQSGIFESGLGKTCWGTAMFDADNDGDLDIFFAAGHIDPASWEAHGQPDVFLENSGDGTFVDISETVGLRNFGSYGVGRGVAIGDYDADGDLDIFIVNSGAKPMLLRNDGGNRQQWLQIRTVGTVSNRDGIGALVKVSAGDLHQVQQVTAGDSYLSQNSLEVEFGLAHHKVVDKIVIQWPSGIVQTLTDVKANQRLVVAEPTE; translated from the coding sequence ATGCACAATACGTTACGGAAAGCCGTTGTCATCTTGAGCCTTGGGTTTACCTTGAGCAGTTATGCATCTGATATCCAATTTGTCGATGTCACCGAACAGGCAGGTATCCATTTTGAGCACGCTGGCGGTATCGACTTACGTGTGCTGCCTGCACTCGTCGGTTCAGGTGCAGCGTGGTGCGACTACAATAATGACGGTAGATTAGACCTTTACATTGTCAACGGTTCCTTAGTTCGACCCGCAGCGGACGCTGTCCTCCCAAAAAACACGCTCTACCGAAATAACGGTGATGGTACCTTCACGGATGTAACCGATGTCGCTGGCGTTGGCGATACCGGTTGGGGCATGGGATGCGCTTTCGCAGATTACGACAACGACGGTGATGCCGACCTCTATGTCACGAACTATAAAGCGAATCTGTTTTATCGGAATAACGGTGATGGCACTTTCAAACGCTTCTCATCGGGTGCAGGAGGCGTTGGACATAACGGTTTCGGTGCTGGTATCGCGTGGGGCGATTACGATAGCGACGGCTATCTTGATCTTTACATCGGCAACTATATTGAATATACCAAAGTGCCGCAGGGAGATGAAGTCTTTTTCCCTTACGACTTCTTCGGACAGGCAAACGTGCTCTATGTGAACAAGGGAGATGGCGGGTTCATCGATATAACAAATGCTGCCAAAGTGAATGGTGGGTTTCATCTGACACTTGGGGTCGCTGCAGCAGATTACGATACCGATGGCGATCTGGATCTCTATCTCGCCAATGATACCGACCAGAATATTCTCTATCGTAACGACGGAGAACTAACGTTCACAAATACAAACCGTCCAGACGCACGGAGTCATACCGGCGATATCCGAAGCGGTATGGGCGTTGCTTGGGGCGATTACGATATCGATGGCGATTTAGATCTTTTTGTTACAAATTGGTTGGACGAAAACAATGTCCTCTATAGAAATAACGGCGATGGCACCTTCGCTGATGTCTCCGCGCAGAGCGGTATTTTCGAGTCCGGACTCGGTAAAACATGTTGGGGCACCGCAATGTTTGATGCGGATAACGACGGCGATTTAGATATCTTCTTTGCGGCGGGTCACATTGATCCGGCTTCGTGGGAAGCGCACGGGCAACCTGATGTCTTTCTTGAAAACAGTGGTGATGGCACCTTCGTTGACATTTCTGAAACTGTAGGACTACGGAACTTCGGTTCGTACGGCGTTGGTAGAGGCGTAGCGATCGGAGATTACGATGCCGATGGTGACTTGGACATCTTTATTGTCAACAGCGGAGCGAAACCGATGCTGCTCCGAAACGATGGAGGCAACCGGCAGCAGTGGCTTCAGATCCGCACAGTTGGCACGGTGAGCAACCGTGATGGTATTGGCGCACTCGTGAAGGTAAGTGCAGGTGATCTTCATCAGGTCCAACAAGTAACAGCGGGGGACAGTTACCTCTCCCAGAACAGTCTTGAGGTCGAATTTGGGCTTGCACACCACAAAGTGGTGGATAAGATTGTCATTCAGTGGCCGAGTGGAATTGTGCAAACGTTGACCGATGTGAAAGCGAATCAGCGGCTTGTTGTCGCTGAACCAACAGAGTGA